Within Bacillota bacterium, the genomic segment AAAAACGGTTTAATAATTTAGACTTATCATTTGTCCCTACTACAAAACCAATTATCTTTTGATTATGCTCAGCAACTAGCGAATGACAGCCTGTTTGGTCAATAAATTCCCTATAAAATAATTTAAGAAAACGATGACCCATACTAGTAAGAAAATATCCCGGGAAAGCCTCGCCATGTACAGAGACCACCTCTTCAAGGTCATTAACAAACATTTTTCTCACTTCAACCTGCACCAAGTTGCTCATCCCCCCGGTTTATGCGGTACCATCCATAGTTTTAAAAATGTAACATCTCCCAACTAACTGTAATCCAACAAAGGAGAACAGCAAACGATTGTCATTTATATCTCCTGAGATCATTGCATTGAGAAAAGTAAAAAATAGTAACAAAAATGAAATTAATAGGATAGGATGGTCTTTTAACACTTTTAGTGGAGGAATCATTCTCAAGCATAGATAGAAAATTAAACCTAACAAAATTAGGCCCACCACTCCCAATTCTGCCAGAACCTCCAGTACTAGATTATGAGGATAATTACGTTGGTCCCCATACCCGTGTTCCACGGGAAAACCTCCGATTCCCACACCCATTATGGGATGGTCGACCCATGTTCTCAGCGCCTGGTCATATAGCACTACACGTTTTCCGGCGGAAAAGCCCATATCAGGTTCAGAAAGCATTACATTAAATCGGCCTACCATTGTATCAAAGAGATTGAAATTATATGCAACAAATGCAGTAACGACTACCAAAAAAATTGCAATTAAAAAATTACGCCTAAAGACCCTGGTTTTAGCAAAAATGGTGGCTATAAGAGTGAATAGGATTAGCGTTAATGCCACAGCCACAGCCGGTCCTCTGGCTCCGGAAACACCAACGACAGCAAGTGCAGTAATGGACCCCATTCCCAAAAGAATTTTATGACTGATTTTCTTGGCAAATATCAGCCCGACAAGCATTATTATAGCCGTCATTCCGGCCACGCGACCCAGGGCTATGTAATTTCCGCTGAATAAGGCTACAAACCCTAAACCACCGCCTCGCAGTATATATTTTGCAAAGGCCGCTACGGTCATGATGATGCCAAAACTACATAGCAGAGTCAAAAATCTTTTTGCCCTTTCCTTTTCTGCTGAAATAATTAAGACAGTTCCCATAAAAGCTACACCTGTCAGAGCACCTAGTCGTAAAACTTTACTAATGGAATAGATATCACTTGGAGTATAAAGCAAAGTTAGCAACGCCCATAAAAAAAACACTATAAATACGGTAGCAGCATAAATGTTCTCTCGATGGAGATTTTTGATTTCAAACTTACGTGTCCAATTTGATTTAATTTTAGGGTTATCATTCTCTAAGACACCCTGATCATTTTTAGACTTTATTCTTAATCTTCGGTATAAAATAATAGCCGCGGCTATTACACTGGATGCCATAAAAAATACCGTCAAATCAACCGGTAAATTACTTAACACCGGCGCCGCCTTAAAATTACCGGCCATCAAAAAAGCAACAAATAAAAATTCAAATGATATTAAGTAGCTGCAGGCTAATCTTAAATGTTTCACGGTAAACACCTCAAGTAAGATTAATTCTGTCAATTGAGTCAATCTAATCAGACGCTAACTAATCCCTCCTTTAAGACAACTTCTTACCCATTTAAAAAGAACAGCTTAGGTCTGTACTGGGAATATAATACTCTTTATATTATTCCTGGCACCCAAAATCTGTGTCGCATCATTAACATGAAAAAAGCACGCGCTAAATCAGTTTCCATAGCGTGCTTTTTACAGGTGGGGTTCTAATGTGTTTGTGTATAAGGTTCATGTGGGTTTTGACATAGTAGTTAGGTTTTTGTAAAATAAAACCTTCCTATTGTTAACAGCCCCGCAAAGGCAAATAATAATCGGTTATCATTAATATCCCCTGAAACCAGAGCATTGAAAAATAGATAAACGAAAAGCAGTAACGAAGTCAACGGAATAGGATATCTTACCAAAACTTTCAAGGGAGGGAGTGCTTTAAAACAAATATAGAAAAAGAGGCCTAACAGCACTAACCCCACCAAACCCAGTTCAGCCAGCACTTCAAACACAATGTTGTGAGGATAAATACGTGCGTCCCCATAGCCTTGCTCAATGGGAAACCCTCCAATACCAACCCCCGCTACCGGACTATTTAACCACATGGTCAAAGCCTGACTGTACACATCCAGGCGAAAGCCGGATGTTCCCTCGGCAGGTTGAGAGAATAATAAGCTAAAACGAGTTATGGCCAAGTCCAACAAACCAATGTGATAAGCAAATATGGAAAAAACAAATATTAGGCCTAGCACGGAAAAACTATGCCGCCGGTAAAATTTATCTTTCCCCCCCCATAATACCAATAACATAGAGAGCATTAATGTAAGAATAACGGCTAAAGTAGGCCCCCTGCTGCCGGAAATAATAACAGCAGCAATCAATATAACAAATGTGGCTGCATAAAAAAATTTTAAACATCGTCTTTTTGCATATAAACAACCAATGAACGCCAATATGGCGGCCATACCTGTAATACGTCCTAACGCAATATGGGTGTTTTCCAAAACAATAACAAAATCCAACCCAC encodes:
- a CDS encoding O-antigen ligase family protein, giving the protein MKHLRLACSYLISFEFLFVAFLMAGNFKAAPVLSNLPVDLTVFFMASSVIAAAIILYRRLRIKSKNDQGVLENDNPKIKSNWTRKFEIKNLHRENIYAATVFIVFFLWALLTLLYTPSDIYSISKVLRLGALTGVAFMGTVLIISAEKERAKRFLTLLCSFGIIMTVAAFAKYILRGGGLGFVALFSGNYIALGRVAGMTAIIMLVGLIFAKKISHKILLGMGSITALAVVGVSGARGPAVAVALTLILFTLIATIFAKTRVFRRNFLIAIFLVVVTAFVAYNFNLFDTMVGRFNVMLSEPDMGFSAGKRVVLYDQALRTWVDHPIMGVGIGGFPVEHGYGDQRNYPHNLVLEVLAELGVVGLILLGLIFYLCLRMIPPLKVLKDHPILLISFLLLFFTFLNAMISGDINDNRLLFSFVGLQLVGRCYIFKTMDGTA
- a CDS encoding O-antigen ligase family protein, with amino-acid sequence MKQLKVVLLHIMSFEFLFAAFLMAGTFKAAPVFKSIPFDLTVFFLLTSGLAAFVILYRKVKEGSLSLPHASKIYPFYKNSICAIILFYALFLWAVLSLLYSPSTMYSTDKVLRFGILTGWAFLGMSLIISVEVQRAKRLFLFLFGYGLLMALLALKQFWGDGGGLDFVIVLENTHIALGRITGMAAILAFIGCLYAKRRCLKFFYAATFVILIAAVIISGSRGPTLAVILTLMLSMLLVLWGGKDKFYRRHSFSVLGLIFVFSIFAYHIGLLDLAITRFSLLFSQPAEGTSGFRLDVYSQALTMWLNSPVAGVGIGGFPIEQGYGDARIYPHNIVFEVLAELGLVGLVLLGLFFYICFKALPPLKVLVRYPIPLTSLLLFVYLFFNALVSGDINDNRLLFAFAGLLTIGRFYFTKT